A window of the Gordonia hongkongensis genome harbors these coding sequences:
- a CDS encoding GNAT family N-acetyltransferase, protein MTLNLVELRRGPANRNIWLPPFDFQVTYENDRWWDEPRYRDDDPWFVQVLEDGAEVARVEFDDPGGINLQYENVPPLGPERLEIQFFEVATPARHRGIGARVVQALYELHTDRRLFAYSEEAHGFWASLGWDRFSHPEGDRYYRPLFIQPPTI, encoded by the coding sequence ATGACACTCAACCTCGTTGAGCTACGTCGAGGCCCGGCCAACCGCAACATCTGGTTGCCTCCCTTTGACTTCCAAGTTACCTATGAGAACGACCGATGGTGGGATGAGCCGCGATATCGAGACGACGACCCCTGGTTCGTACAAGTACTCGAGGACGGCGCCGAAGTTGCGCGCGTGGAATTCGACGACCCCGGTGGCATCAACCTCCAGTACGAGAACGTGCCACCACTCGGACCCGAGCGATTAGAGATCCAGTTCTTCGAAGTAGCCACGCCCGCCCGCCACCGCGGTATCGGAGCCCGAGTGGTGCAGGCGCTATATGAGCTGCACACCGATCGACGGTTGTTCGCATACTCCGAAGAGGCCCACGGATTTTGGGCATCGCTTGGCTGGGACCGGTTTAGTCACCCTGAAGGCGACCGGTACTACCGACCGCTATTCATCCAGCCGCCAACTATCTAG
- a CDS encoding prevent-host-death protein, whose product MTQTAVRTSKRHSSDLSKRPAEVFAEAEDHPVTVTRRDGENLVLMSQREADGRTRLLEFAAQLIGVAVDDDGPLAQRMTRVFPWMLALSPRDRDTCAHNLVDAARASFSTGQPHLALAELTSWRETATAIAAGLGHTDLDWLDAADTTTLVERP is encoded by the coding sequence ATGACACAGACCGCCGTGCGCACCTCCAAGCGTCACTCCTCTGACCTGAGTAAGCGCCCCGCTGAGGTGTTCGCCGAGGCCGAGGATCACCCCGTGACGGTGACCCGCCGCGACGGCGAGAACCTCGTGCTCATGTCGCAGCGCGAAGCCGATGGCCGCACCCGCCTGCTTGAGTTCGCCGCCCAGCTCATCGGCGTGGCCGTCGACGACGACGGTCCACTCGCCCAGCGGATGACCCGAGTGTTTCCCTGGATGCTCGCCCTGTCCCCCCGCGACCGCGACACCTGCGCCCACAACCTCGTCGACGCCGCACGGGCATCGTTTTCCACCGGCCAACCCCACCTAGCCCTGGCCGAGCTGACCTCGTGGCGCGAAACCGCAACCGCCATCGCCGCCGGCCTCGGCCACACCGACCTCGACTGGCTCGACGCAGCCGACACCACCACCCTGGTCGAGCGTCCCTAA